Proteins from a genomic interval of Salmo salar chromosome ssa14, Ssal_v3.1, whole genome shotgun sequence:
- the LOC106570203 gene encoding uncharacterized protein isoform X2, whose amino-acid sequence MGLKSQDPLPPTGNLTSGQVGSFQKVEPKTLGAVQIIIGCLVLCLSASVLQLHEIHFTGDVAVLLIVVLQLILSGSVLVHAGRKPSLFWVKCTLVLHLISAAFSTAALGLMSKHLPYRQDSYHCEHCRRLELHAVLLIDGIIGTLVIFLILELLICITAMLFGLSVLASSGGMQSSSGTQRPAYPQTRPPAGPPAVQAAASQVAVVVTEPDSDQVEEVSTPPTDPQVEPIEAAEP is encoded by the exons ATGGGCCTCAAAAGCCAGGACCCCCTGCCTCCCACTGGCAACCTCACCTCAGGACAAGTGGGCTCCTTCCAGAAGGTGGAGCCTAAAACCTTGGGG GCCGTCCAGATCATCATCGGGTGTCTTGTCCTCTGCCTGAGTGCCTCTGTGTTGCAGCTCCACGAGATCCACTTCACTGGTGATGTCGCTGTCCTTTTGATCGTTGTCTTACAG CTCATCCTGTCTGGTTCGGTCCTTGTCCACGCGGGCAGGAAGCCTTCTCTCTTTTGG GTGAAATGTACCCTGGTGCTGCACTTGATTAGTGCTGCCTTCTCCACGGCTGCTCTGGGCCTGATGTCCAAACACCTGCCTTACCGCCAGGACTCCTACCACTGTGAACACTGCCGGAGACTGGAGCTGCATGCCGTG CTCCTGATTGACGGCATCATAGGTACTCTGGTTATCTTCCTTATTCTGGAGCTGCTCATCTGCATCACAGCGATGCTGTTTGGCCTCAGTGTGCTGGCCTCTAGTGGTGGAATGCAG tcatccaGTGGAACTCAGCGCCCAGCCTACCCCCAGACTCGCCCCCCGGCAGGTCCCCCTGCTGTGCAGGCTGCAGCATCTCAG GTGGCCGTTGTTGTCACTGAACCCGATTCCGACCAGGTAGAGGAGGTCTCCACTCCCCCCACTGACCCACAGGTGGAGCCCATCGAGGCGGCTGAGCCTTAA
- the LOC106570203 gene encoding uncharacterized protein isoform X1 encodes MGLKSQDPLPPTGNLTSGQVGSFQKVEPKTLGAVQIIIGCLVLCLSASVLQLHEIHFTGDVAVLLIVVLQLILSGSVLVHAGRKPSLFWVKCTLVLHLISAAFSTAALGLMSKHLPYRQDSYHCEHCRRLELHAVQHCFRKCTGLIEMKCKLLIDGIIGTLVIFLILELLICITAMLFGLSVLASSGGMQSSSGTQRPAYPQTRPPAGPPAVQAAASQVAVVVTEPDSDQVEEVSTPPTDPQVEPIEAAEP; translated from the exons ATGGGCCTCAAAAGCCAGGACCCCCTGCCTCCCACTGGCAACCTCACCTCAGGACAAGTGGGCTCCTTCCAGAAGGTGGAGCCTAAAACCTTGGGG GCCGTCCAGATCATCATCGGGTGTCTTGTCCTCTGCCTGAGTGCCTCTGTGTTGCAGCTCCACGAGATCCACTTCACTGGTGATGTCGCTGTCCTTTTGATCGTTGTCTTACAG CTCATCCTGTCTGGTTCGGTCCTTGTCCACGCGGGCAGGAAGCCTTCTCTCTTTTGG GTGAAATGTACCCTGGTGCTGCACTTGATTAGTGCTGCCTTCTCCACGGCTGCTCTGGGCCTGATGTCCAAACACCTGCCTTACCGCCAGGACTCCTACCACTGTGAACACTGCCGGAGACTGGAGCTGCATGCCGTG CAACATTGTTTCAGGAAATGCACTGGGCTGATCGAAATGAAATGTAAA CTCCTGATTGACGGCATCATAGGTACTCTGGTTATCTTCCTTATTCTGGAGCTGCTCATCTGCATCACAGCGATGCTGTTTGGCCTCAGTGTGCTGGCCTCTAGTGGTGGAATGCAG tcatccaGTGGAACTCAGCGCCCAGCCTACCCCCAGACTCGCCCCCCGGCAGGTCCCCCTGCTGTGCAGGCTGCAGCATCTCAG GTGGCCGTTGTTGTCACTGAACCCGATTCCGACCAGGTAGAGGAGGTCTCCACTCCCCCCACTGACCCACAGGTGGAGCCCATCGAGGCGGCTGAGCCTTAA